The Sinomicrobium kalidii genome contains a region encoding:
- a CDS encoding protein-disulfide reductase DsbD family protein — protein sequence MKHILPILIGLFLITFSPKASAQGQQITWDTSVEKLSETEYQLVITASIIENWHLYTTDIPEGGPIPTSFTFDGAGEDYELVGELRESESHTEFDNIFDMELSYFDGEAVFRQKIKLLNEELKTIQGLVEYQACDDKSCIFADADLAFSLDGSKAAVQQLEVDEKSALLSKKLKLDLQNPELLKGSEQEQSGSGGLTSIFILGFLGGLLALLTPCVFPMIPLTVSFFTKQSGNRKKGISNAILYGVFIVVIYMLLSIPFHFLDSIDPEILNTISTNVWLNIAFFVIFVFFAFSFFGYYELTLPSSWGNKMDSASGTGGVIGIFFMALTLAIVSFSCTGPILGSLLVGSLTAEGGATQLTAGITGFGFALALPFALFALFPNMLNSLPRSGGWMTTVKVVLGFLELALAFKFLSNADLVQHWGILKREIFIGIWIVIFALMALYLFGKIKFPHDGPLKKLGFIRIASGVLVAAFVIYLIPGIWGANLKLLSGFPPPMFYSVKQQESDCPLGLNCFKDFDEGLEYAKANNKPVLLDFTGWACVNCRKMEENVWSVPKVYELLKNDYVLISLYIDDRKKLPEDKQFNYQLESGRIKKIRTIGEKWATFQAINFHTASQPYYVIMTPDMELLGPPQQYTDTETYYSWLKAGKESVK from the coding sequence ATGAAACATATTCTCCCCATCCTGATCGGACTGTTTTTGATAACGTTTTCACCAAAGGCCTCGGCACAGGGGCAACAGATCACCTGGGACACTTCCGTGGAAAAATTATCGGAAACGGAATATCAACTGGTCATTACCGCATCCATTATAGAAAACTGGCATTTATATACGACCGATATCCCGGAAGGTGGGCCCATTCCCACTTCCTTTACCTTTGACGGGGCAGGGGAAGATTACGAACTGGTGGGAGAGCTCCGGGAAAGTGAATCGCATACGGAGTTCGACAATATTTTCGACATGGAGCTCTCCTATTTTGACGGGGAAGCCGTGTTCAGGCAAAAGATAAAACTGCTGAACGAAGAGCTGAAGACCATTCAGGGACTGGTAGAGTACCAGGCCTGTGACGATAAGAGCTGTATTTTTGCCGATGCCGACCTGGCATTTTCACTGGACGGCAGTAAAGCGGCAGTGCAACAGCTTGAAGTGGACGAAAAGAGTGCCTTGCTGTCCAAAAAACTAAAACTGGACCTTCAAAATCCCGAATTGCTGAAAGGCTCGGAACAGGAACAAAGCGGATCGGGCGGACTGACCAGTATTTTTATCCTGGGCTTCCTCGGGGGGTTACTGGCACTGCTCACACCCTGTGTATTTCCCATGATCCCCCTTACGGTTTCGTTCTTTACCAAACAGTCGGGTAACCGTAAGAAAGGGATTTCCAACGCCATACTTTACGGGGTGTTTATCGTGGTGATCTATATGCTGCTGAGCATACCGTTCCACTTCCTCGATTCCATTGACCCTGAGATACTCAATACGATCTCTACCAATGTATGGTTAAATATAGCTTTCTTTGTGATCTTCGTGTTCTTTGCCTTTTCCTTCTTCGGGTATTACGAACTGACCCTGCCCAGTTCCTGGGGGAATAAGATGGATTCGGCTTCAGGGACCGGCGGGGTGATCGGTATCTTTTTTATGGCGCTTACCCTGGCCATTGTATCCTTTTCCTGTACGGGGCCCATCCTCGGGTCTTTGCTCGTAGGTTCCCTTACTGCGGAAGGCGGGGCAACGCAACTTACTGCGGGGATCACGGGCTTTGGTTTTGCCCTGGCTTTGCCCTTTGCCCTGTTTGCCCTGTTCCCCAATATGCTGAATTCCCTGCCGCGTTCCGGCGGATGGATGACCACGGTAAAAGTGGTACTGGGCTTTCTGGAACTGGCGCTGGCCTTTAAGTTCCTGTCCAATGCCGATCTTGTACAACACTGGGGCATCCTGAAAAGGGAGATCTTTATCGGTATCTGGATCGTGATCTTTGCACTTATGGCCCTTTATCTCTTCGGAAAAATAAAATTCCCGCACGACGGACCGTTGAAAAAACTCGGCTTTATCCGTATCGCCTCCGGTGTACTGGTGGCCGCTTTTGTCATTTACCTGATCCCCGGAATATGGGGAGCCAACCTGAAATTGCTCAGCGGTTTTCCGCCGCCCATGTTCTACAGTGTAAAACAACAGGAAAGCGATTGTCCGCTGGGCCTGAACTGCTTCAAGGATTTTGACGAAGGCCTGGAATATGCGAAGGCCAATAACAAGCCTGTTCTGCTCGATTTTACCGGGTGGGCGTGTGTGAACTGCCGTAAGATGGAAGAGAATGTATGGAGTGTTCCAAAAGTGTACGAACTGTTAAAAAATGATTATGTATTGATCTCACTGTATATAGACGACAGGAAGAAACTCCCGGAAGACAAACAGTTCAATTATCAACTGGAATCGGGGCGTATTAAAAAGATCCGGACCATAGGGGAGAAATGGGCCACTTTTCAGGCCATCAATTTCCACACGGCCTCACAGCCCTATTATGTGATCATGACCCCGGATATGGAACTGTTAGGACCACCGCAACAGTATACCGATACGGAAACATACTACAGCTGGCTCAAGGCCGGAAAGGAAAGTGTTAAATAA
- a CDS encoding CocE/NonD family hydrolase has translation MKKFFALLLVMFVFISCFAQEYDVKEHYDKQEVAITMRDGIKLHATIYSPKDKSREYPILLQRTPYSCAPYGEDQYRSKIGPNETMMKEGYIIVYEDVRGRWNSEGVYDNMRPYIPNKKRKQVDEASDTYDTIDWLVKNVSNNNGKVGVWGISYPGFYSTYSLLDAHPALKAVSPQACIGDFFFDDFHHNGAYLLSYWRATALFGYMKDKPTTEAWYKFPELGTEDQYQFFLDAGPLSNLNKYYKEDNLFWQQLKDHPNYDDFWQSRGIIQHLEDIKPAVMVVGGWFDAEDLYGPLETYKNIEKRSDNYNTIVVGPWSHGDWARNKGRQAIGNVYFGDNISEFFQKNIETRFFHHFLKGSGDKNSGLPEAYMFDTGRKEWRKFDTWPPENTAKEVYGMGRNQSLSQIMTMEYSYQEFISDPKKPVPYSEDIKMVFTPRKYMTDDQRFAARRPDVLVFETGVLEEDITLAGDILAKLRVSTTGTDADWIVKVIDVFPPDAEDYEETQDYLKMSNYHMMVRSEVMRGRFRNSFEKPEPFVPNEEADVNIKLQDVFHTFKKGHKIQVQVQSTWFPLIDRNPQTYVDNIFYAKKEDFQKQTHRVYNSSNIEFTVLEEDE, from the coding sequence ATGAAGAAATTTTTCGCATTGCTGTTGGTGATGTTTGTTTTTATTTCCTGTTTTGCCCAGGAATATGACGTAAAGGAACATTACGACAAGCAGGAGGTAGCCATTACCATGAGAGATGGGATTAAGCTTCACGCTACGATCTACAGTCCAAAGGACAAGTCCAGGGAATATCCGATATTGCTCCAGAGAACACCTTATAGTTGTGCCCCCTACGGAGAAGACCAATACCGTTCCAAAATAGGGCCTAACGAAACCATGATGAAAGAAGGGTATATTATCGTTTATGAGGATGTCAGAGGCCGCTGGAACAGCGAAGGGGTTTACGATAACATGAGGCCTTATATTCCCAACAAAAAAAGGAAGCAGGTCGATGAGGCCTCCGATACCTATGATACCATAGACTGGCTGGTAAAGAACGTTTCCAACAACAACGGAAAAGTCGGGGTATGGGGGATATCCTATCCCGGTTTTTATTCCACTTATTCCCTGCTGGATGCGCATCCGGCATTAAAAGCCGTTTCGCCCCAGGCCTGTATCGGGGATTTCTTTTTTGACGATTTTCATCATAACGGTGCCTACCTGTTGAGCTACTGGAGGGCCACGGCACTTTTCGGCTATATGAAAGACAAACCTACAACGGAGGCATGGTACAAATTTCCCGAACTGGGCACCGAAGACCAATACCAGTTTTTCCTGGATGCAGGGCCGCTTTCCAATCTCAATAAGTATTATAAAGAAGACAACCTGTTCTGGCAGCAATTAAAAGATCATCCCAATTATGATGATTTCTGGCAGTCCAGGGGAATTATTCAACACCTGGAGGATATAAAGCCTGCGGTAATGGTTGTCGGAGGGTGGTTTGATGCCGAGGACCTCTACGGACCGCTCGAAACCTACAAGAATATTGAAAAACGCAGCGATAACTACAATACCATTGTTGTAGGGCCCTGGAGCCACGGGGACTGGGCCCGGAATAAAGGGCGTCAGGCCATAGGAAATGTATACTTCGGCGATAATATCTCTGAGTTTTTCCAGAAAAACATAGAAACCAGGTTCTTTCACCATTTCCTCAAGGGCAGCGGAGATAAAAATTCCGGCCTGCCCGAAGCTTACATGTTTGATACGGGAAGGAAAGAATGGAGGAAATTCGATACCTGGCCTCCGGAGAACACTGCTAAGGAAGTATACGGCATGGGACGAAACCAAAGCTTGTCGCAGATAATGACCATGGAATATTCGTATCAGGAATTTATCAGTGACCCTAAAAAACCGGTACCGTATTCCGAAGACATAAAAATGGTATTTACCCCGAGAAAGTATATGACCGATGACCAGCGCTTTGCCGCCCGCAGGCCGGACGTGCTCGTTTTTGAAACCGGGGTACTGGAAGAAGATATTACCCTGGCCGGAGATATCCTGGCCAAACTCAGGGTCTCTACCACCGGAACGGACGCCGACTGGATCGTAAAGGTTATCGATGTATTCCCTCCGGACGCTGAAGACTATGAAGAAACCCAGGATTACCTGAAGATGAGCAACTACCACATGATGGTGCGCAGTGAGGTGATGCGGGGCCGTTTCAGGAACAGTTTTGAAAAGCCGGAGCCTTTTGTGCCCAATGAGGAAGCTGATGTAAATATAAAATTACAGGACGTGTTCCACACCTTCAAAAAAGGGCATAAGATACAGGTGCAGGTGCAAAGCACGTGGTTCCCGCTTATCGACCGTAACCCGCAGACTTATGTAGACAATATCTTTTATGCCAAAAAAGAGGACTTCCAAAAGCAGACCCACAGGGTGTACAACTCTTCAAATATTGAGTTTACCGTGCTGGAAGAAGACGAATAA
- a CDS encoding S41 family peptidase → MKIKIRTFLTLILISLNFSLLRSAPDPEDTRLLSQPAISNTHIAFIYAEDLWVAGKDGSNPRRLTIDEGIESNPVFSPDGSLIAFNAEYDGNTDVYTVPVTGGVPRRLTWHPYEDAVRGFSPDGKKVLFVSQRNTFTNRLAQLFTVSVNGGKVTQLDIPSAFWATYAPDGKHMAYTPLRDAFEQWKHYRGGRISRIWLYDTEDHSVVEIPKPEGGCNDSNPEWMGTKIYFRSDRNGEFNLFSYDTGTKEITQLTHYEDFPVMDLSVHNGQVVFEQAGYLHIYDVTNGDVNRIKVGIAADLLELRPRFVSGSNYVRSASVSPSGARVVVDFRGEIVTVPAKKGDPVNLTNTPGVHENMPDWSPDGKSVAYFSDAGGEYALHIRNKDGDAPAKVIKPGGTGFYAFTNWSPDSKKVSFSDNGRNLYIADITTGKVKKIASDERYGVGAFRNLFGDWSADSNWIAYTVITETHFERAYLYSLKEDRSYPLTDGLSSVSSPVFDPSGKYLYMLASTDAGPVVNWFDQSTLDMEMSSSIYLVTLQKETKSPFAKENDVEEISKESQDKEKEKEEDKGKKDTTPLVIDWDGIAHRIVDIPVPAGMYSDLGIAKEGELFYLAGSPHHNGPTMLHKYDIEKRKDEEVMAADTYTIAAKGEKMLYRTKGKWGITDTGKKPENGTIDLDAIQVKIDPVAEWNNIFEEAWRVNRDYFYDPGMHGADWKAMKTKYRVFLPDVSCRSDLYRVMEWMFSELAVGHHRFGSRGDRMRNPEKVKGGLLGADYEIAGNRYRFKKIYGGLNWNPEMRSPLTEPGVNVNAGDYLLAVNGKEVTAQDNLYSFFENTAGKIVTLTVSATGSTSDARKVKVTPVASEWALRNRDWVEGNLKKVHEATDGQVAYVYVPNTAGAGHEYFKRYFFPQADKKAIIIDERFNGGGYLADYYIDILKRPEQAYWNFRYGKDLKSPSASIQGPKVMLIDETAGSGGDFLPWMFRKFKLGKLIGKRTWGGLVGILGFPQFIDGGMVMAPNVAFYNEEGFRIENEGVAPDIEVEQWPEQVIQGKDPQLERAIEEVMKELKANPPKKTERPPYPVRVNK, encoded by the coding sequence ATGAAAATCAAGATCAGAACATTCCTGACCCTTATTCTTATTTCATTAAACTTCAGCTTGCTGAGGAGTGCCCCGGACCCGGAAGATACCCGTTTGTTGTCTCAACCCGCCATTAGCAACACCCATATAGCCTTTATTTACGCAGAAGACCTTTGGGTAGCCGGGAAGGACGGTTCCAATCCGCGGCGGCTCACCATAGACGAAGGTATCGAATCCAATCCCGTCTTTTCACCGGATGGCTCCCTTATAGCCTTCAATGCCGAATATGACGGCAATACCGATGTATATACGGTTCCGGTGACCGGGGGAGTACCCCGCCGCCTTACCTGGCATCCTTATGAAGATGCCGTTCGGGGATTTTCGCCGGATGGTAAAAAAGTATTGTTCGTTTCGCAGCGAAACACCTTTACCAATCGCCTTGCACAGCTATTTACGGTGAGTGTAAACGGAGGAAAGGTTACCCAACTGGATATTCCCAGTGCGTTCTGGGCTACATATGCCCCGGACGGAAAACACATGGCCTATACGCCGCTCCGGGATGCATTCGAACAGTGGAAGCACTATCGCGGGGGGAGGATCAGCCGTATCTGGTTGTACGATACGGAAGACCATTCCGTAGTCGAAATTCCGAAACCCGAAGGTGGCTGTAATGACTCCAATCCGGAATGGATGGGTACTAAAATCTATTTCCGGAGTGACAGGAACGGGGAATTTAATCTCTTTTCCTACGACACGGGAACTAAAGAAATAACACAGCTTACCCATTACGAGGATTTCCCGGTAATGGACCTTTCTGTTCACAATGGACAGGTCGTTTTCGAACAGGCCGGTTACCTGCATATTTACGATGTAACCAACGGAGACGTTAACCGTATCAAAGTTGGTATTGCCGCTGACCTCCTGGAACTCCGGCCCCGTTTTGTTTCGGGCAGTAATTACGTACGAAGCGCTTCGGTCTCGCCTTCGGGAGCGCGTGTCGTTGTAGATTTCAGGGGAGAGATCGTTACTGTTCCCGCCAAAAAGGGAGATCCCGTAAACCTGACCAATACTCCGGGAGTACATGAGAACATGCCGGATTGGTCACCGGATGGAAAATCCGTTGCGTATTTTTCGGATGCGGGGGGAGAATATGCTTTACATATCAGGAACAAGGATGGCGATGCCCCGGCGAAAGTCATCAAACCGGGAGGGACCGGATTTTATGCTTTTACTAACTGGTCTCCCGACAGTAAGAAAGTGAGTTTTTCAGATAATGGCCGGAACCTGTATATAGCCGATATCACTACCGGAAAGGTAAAAAAGATCGCTTCGGACGAACGCTATGGTGTCGGAGCCTTCCGGAATCTCTTCGGGGACTGGTCTGCCGATTCCAACTGGATCGCGTACACGGTCATAACCGAGACCCATTTTGAAAGGGCTTACCTGTATTCGTTAAAGGAAGACCGGTCTTATCCCCTTACTGACGGATTGTCCAGTGTGTCCAGCCCGGTGTTTGATCCTTCCGGGAAATACCTGTACATGCTGGCATCTACTGATGCCGGGCCCGTTGTGAACTGGTTCGACCAATCTACCCTGGACATGGAAATGAGCAGCTCCATTTATCTGGTTACACTGCAAAAGGAAACAAAGTCCCCTTTTGCAAAGGAAAACGATGTGGAAGAGATCAGTAAGGAAAGCCAGGATAAAGAGAAAGAAAAGGAAGAAGACAAGGGCAAAAAAGACACAACCCCGCTGGTGATAGACTGGGATGGGATAGCGCACAGGATCGTGGATATCCCGGTTCCCGCAGGAATGTATTCCGATCTTGGGATTGCAAAAGAAGGGGAACTGTTCTATCTGGCGGGAAGTCCTCATCACAACGGCCCCACCATGCTGCATAAATACGATATTGAGAAACGCAAGGACGAGGAGGTCATGGCAGCAGATACCTATACCATTGCAGCCAAAGGAGAAAAAATGCTGTATCGCACCAAAGGCAAGTGGGGAATAACCGATACGGGCAAGAAACCGGAGAACGGAACGATCGATCTCGACGCCATACAGGTGAAAATAGACCCGGTAGCCGAATGGAACAATATATTTGAGGAAGCCTGGCGGGTCAACCGGGATTATTTTTACGATCCGGGAATGCACGGCGCCGACTGGAAGGCGATGAAAACAAAGTACAGGGTATTCCTCCCCGATGTTTCGTGCAGGAGCGACCTGTACCGGGTCATGGAATGGATGTTCAGCGAACTGGCCGTGGGGCACCATCGTTTTGGAAGCAGGGGAGACCGCATGCGCAACCCGGAGAAGGTAAAAGGCGGTCTGCTGGGAGCAGATTATGAAATAGCGGGTAATCGTTACCGGTTTAAAAAAATATACGGCGGACTCAACTGGAATCCCGAGATGAGATCTCCGCTTACCGAACCCGGTGTCAATGTTAATGCAGGTGATTATCTTCTTGCGGTTAACGGTAAGGAGGTAACGGCGCAGGACAACCTGTACAGCTTTTTCGAGAATACTGCAGGCAAGATCGTTACACTTACGGTAAGTGCCACAGGCAGCACATCGGATGCACGAAAAGTAAAAGTAACCCCGGTGGCCTCTGAATGGGCCCTGAGGAACAGGGACTGGGTAGAAGGTAACCTGAAAAAAGTGCACGAAGCTACCGACGGACAAGTAGCTTATGTTTATGTGCCCAATACGGCAGGTGCGGGACATGAGTACTTTAAGCGGTATTTCTTTCCCCAGGCCGATAAAAAGGCCATCATTATAGACGAACGATTTAATGGCGGAGGCTACCTGGCCGATTATTATATAGACATTCTCAAAAGGCCCGAACAGGCCTACTGGAATTTCCGGTACGGAAAAGACCTTAAATCGCCCAGTGCTTCCATACAGGGGCCTAAAGTGATGCTTATTGATGAGACCGCCGGGTCCGGAGGGGATTTCCTGCCCTGGATGTTCCGTAAATTCAAACTCGGTAAGCTCATCGGAAAGAGGACCTGGGGCGGATTGGTAGGCATACTGGGATTCCCGCAGTTTATCGACGGCGGAATGGTCATGGCTCCCAACGTGGCTTTTTATAATGAAGAAGGGTTCCGTATTGAAAATGAAGGCGTAGCGCCGGACATCGAAGTAGAACAGTGGCCCGAACAGGTCATTCAGGGAAAAGATCCGCAACTGGAAAGGGCTATAGAAGAAGTGATGAAAGAACTGAAGGCCAACCCTCCGAAGAAAACGGAAAGGCCTCCGTATCCCGTCAGGGTCAATAAATAA
- a CDS encoding DUF6095 family protein, giving the protein MRRTDRKSLLKSLKYFAYTVILMFAAPVIIYEAFKNQGHPFYWPILIIGLLAGIGAIVMAFISLRMMMKSFFGD; this is encoded by the coding sequence TTGAGACGGACAGACCGAAAATCACTCCTGAAAAGCCTGAAATATTTTGCCTATACCGTCATCCTGATGTTTGCCGCTCCTGTTATTATCTATGAGGCTTTCAAGAACCAGGGGCATCCGTTTTACTGGCCCATACTTATCATCGGGCTTCTGGCTGGTATCGGGGCTATCGTCATGGCCTTCATAAGCCTCAGGATGATGATGAAATCCTTTTTCGGGGACTAA
- the murQ gene encoding N-acetylmuramic acid 6-phosphate etherase yields MDFVKTTEQDSNYRDLEKMTVNEVLHNINKEDKTVPIAVEKAIPQIEALVAKIVPKLKKGGRLFYIGAGTSGRLGILDASECPPTYGVSDHLVIGLIAGGDQAIRKAVEFAEDSKEQAWEDLSEYDISPLDVVIGIAASGTTPYVIGGLEKCNKNGIITGCITCNEDSPLSQVAEYPVVAVVGPEFVTGSSRMKAGTAQKLILNMISTTAMIQLGRVKGNKMVDMQLSNTKLVDRGTRMLMQELNISREKAEALLHQHKNVRNAIKAYQSGK; encoded by the coding sequence ATGGATTTCGTAAAAACCACGGAACAGGACTCTAACTATCGTGACCTGGAAAAGATGACGGTAAATGAGGTTTTACATAACATCAACAAAGAAGACAAAACCGTACCCATTGCCGTAGAAAAGGCTATTCCGCAAATAGAAGCACTCGTAGCGAAAATAGTACCCAAACTGAAGAAAGGAGGACGCCTTTTTTATATTGGCGCCGGTACAAGCGGCAGACTCGGCATTCTCGATGCTTCCGAATGTCCGCCCACCTACGGGGTATCCGACCATTTGGTGATAGGTCTTATTGCCGGTGGTGACCAGGCCATAAGAAAAGCCGTGGAATTTGCAGAAGACAGTAAAGAACAGGCCTGGGAAGACCTCTCGGAATACGATATATCTCCCCTCGATGTAGTTATTGGCATAGCTGCCTCGGGAACCACGCCTTATGTAATAGGCGGTCTGGAAAAATGCAATAAAAACGGGATTATTACAGGTTGTATAACCTGCAATGAAGACAGTCCGCTTTCACAGGTAGCAGAATATCCCGTAGTGGCGGTTGTAGGGCCGGAATTCGTAACCGGGAGTTCCCGGATGAAAGCAGGGACCGCACAGAAACTCATCCTCAATATGATCTCTACCACCGCAATGATACAACTGGGCAGGGTCAAAGGCAATAAAATGGTCGATATGCAGCTCAGCAATACCAAACTGGTAGACCGCGGAACAAGAATGCTCATGCAGGAACTCAACATTTCCAGGGAAAAGGCCGAAGCCCTCCTGCATCAACATAAAAATGTGAGAAACGCCATTAAAGCCTATCAATCCGGAAAGTAA
- a CDS encoding DNA polymerase III subunit gamma/tau, whose amino-acid sequence MEQFVVSARKYRPQTFKDVVGQQAITNTLLNAIENNHLAQALLFCGPRGVGKTTCARILAKKINQDGMENPEEDFAFNIFELDAASNNSVDDIRSLIDQVRIPPQAGKYKVYIIDEVHMLSQAAFNAFLKTLEEPPKHAIFILATTEKHKIIPTILSRCQIFDFKRITVRDAAEYLKYIAENQGIEAEDDALHIIAQKADGAMRDALSIFDRVVSFSGKKLTRQAVTENLNVLDYDTYFKATDLILENNIPQLLVDFNETLARGFDGHHFIGGLASHFRDLMVCKNEATVPLLEVGSDAKQRYLEQSRKAPLPFLIEGIELANTCDLNYKTSKNQRLLVELCLMQLASITFDGEKKNDIPYIIPPAFFRENVLTNEKTAVRQVQTEAASPPKTSTVPATPTAGKTKTVAENTTVATAPEPDNPANTMEIRKKHVSGLSLSSIKAKKELEKNKKEHEVDESELPRESFTEKDMQKAWDSYIKLMDNKGKKIIGSNLSTDRPKLKNNNTIWIELPNDTMKKEVEREQFPLMEYLKRKLKNHFINLQITVNETAEQKYAFTPQEKYAKLRETNPRIDILRKEFDLDI is encoded by the coding sequence ATGGAGCAATTTGTGGTTTCGGCACGCAAGTACCGCCCGCAGACATTTAAGGATGTCGTGGGGCAACAGGCTATTACCAATACCTTGTTAAACGCCATAGAAAACAACCATCTGGCCCAGGCATTACTGTTCTGTGGTCCGAGAGGTGTGGGAAAGACTACCTGTGCCCGTATCCTGGCCAAAAAGATCAACCAGGATGGCATGGAGAATCCCGAAGAGGACTTCGCATTCAACATTTTTGAGCTCGATGCGGCTTCCAATAATTCCGTAGATGACATCAGGAGTCTCATAGACCAGGTGCGCATTCCTCCCCAGGCAGGAAAGTATAAAGTGTATATCATAGACGAGGTACACATGCTCTCACAGGCAGCTTTCAACGCTTTCCTGAAAACACTCGAAGAACCTCCGAAACATGCCATTTTTATCCTGGCGACTACGGAGAAACACAAGATCATCCCCACCATCCTCTCCCGTTGCCAGATATTCGACTTTAAACGGATCACCGTAAGGGATGCCGCCGAATATTTAAAATACATCGCGGAGAACCAGGGCATAGAAGCCGAGGACGATGCCCTTCATATCATAGCACAGAAAGCGGACGGCGCCATGCGCGATGCCCTTTCCATATTTGACAGGGTAGTGAGTTTTTCCGGAAAAAAACTTACCCGGCAGGCCGTGACCGAGAACCTTAACGTACTGGATTACGATACCTATTTCAAGGCCACCGACCTTATCCTGGAAAATAACATCCCGCAACTGTTGGTTGACTTTAACGAAACCCTTGCAAGAGGTTTTGACGGGCACCACTTTATCGGAGGCCTTGCCTCCCACTTCAGGGACCTCATGGTATGTAAGAACGAAGCCACCGTCCCCCTGCTCGAAGTCGGCAGTGATGCAAAACAACGCTATCTGGAACAATCCCGGAAAGCCCCCCTGCCCTTTCTCATAGAGGGAATAGAACTTGCCAACACCTGTGACCTCAATTACAAAACGAGTAAAAATCAGAGATTACTTGTAGAACTTTGCCTCATGCAATTAGCCTCCATCACTTTCGATGGAGAAAAAAAAAATGACATACCCTACATAATCCCGCCCGCTTTTTTCAGGGAAAATGTTCTCACAAACGAAAAAACGGCTGTCCGACAGGTTCAGACGGAAGCAGCCTCCCCCCCAAAAACATCTACAGTTCCGGCAACACCCACTGCCGGTAAAACCAAAACCGTTGCGGAAAACACAACGGTTGCCACCGCTCCTGAACCCGACAATCCGGCCAATACCATGGAGATCCGGAAAAAACACGTTTCCGGCCTGTCCCTTTCCAGTATAAAAGCCAAAAAGGAACTGGAAAAGAACAAAAAGGAACACGAGGTGGACGAATCGGAACTGCCGCGGGAAAGCTTTACCGAAAAAGATATGCAAAAGGCCTGGGACAGTTATATAAAACTGATGGACAACAAGGGAAAAAAGATCATAGGTTCCAATCTTTCCACAGACCGGCCGAAACTGAAAAACAACAACACCATCTGGATAGAACTCCCGAACGACACTATGAAAAAGGAAGTGGAAAGGGAGCAGTTTCCGCTTATGGAATACCTGAAACGGAAATTGAAAAACCATTTTATAAATCTACAGATCACGGTTAATGAAACCGCAGAACAAAAATATGCATTTACACCCCAGGAAAAATATGCCAAGCTCAGGGAAACCAATCCGCGGATCGACATCTTGCGCAAGGAATTTGACCTGGACATTTAA
- a CDS encoding prohibitin family protein: MERLPKIGLPVIIGIVLLIILIFKSTTSIDSGKAGVLYKRFGGGVVTDEPPLGEGFHWVLPWNKVYVYNVRQQELSEKMQVLSSNGLQIGLDATAWHQPVREQLGALHQEKGEGYIADVILPAIRSAARSVVGRYTPEQLYSTKRDAIQEEIYDETKKILDEQYVQLNEVLVRDITLPPTIKTAIETKLKQEQETLEYEFRLEKAEKEAERQRIDAEGKAAANRILSASLTDKVLQEKGIQATIELSKSQNSKVIVIGSGKDGMPIILGNQ, translated from the coding sequence ATGGAAAGATTACCCAAAATAGGTTTACCTGTTATTATAGGTATTGTACTTTTAATTATTCTTATTTTTAAATCCACAACAAGTATAGATTCCGGAAAGGCCGGAGTATTGTACAAGAGATTCGGAGGTGGTGTTGTTACGGACGAACCTCCTTTGGGTGAAGGCTTTCACTGGGTTTTACCCTGGAATAAGGTCTATGTATACAATGTAAGGCAACAGGAACTTTCCGAAAAAATGCAGGTGCTCTCCTCCAACGGGCTGCAGATCGGACTGGATGCCACCGCATGGCATCAGCCAGTTAGAGAACAATTAGGCGCACTGCATCAGGAAAAAGGGGAAGGCTATATCGCTGATGTTATTCTCCCGGCCATCCGGTCTGCAGCCAGAAGTGTAGTGGGCAGATATACCCCGGAACAATTATATTCCACCAAAAGAGATGCCATCCAGGAAGAAATATATGATGAGACCAAAAAGATACTGGACGAACAATACGTGCAGTTAAACGAAGTCCTGGTCCGGGACATTACCCTGCCTCCTACGATCAAAACTGCGATAGAAACAAAGTTAAAGCAGGAACAGGAGACCCTGGAATACGAGTTCCGGTTGGAAAAAGCCGAAAAAGAAGCCGAACGCCAACGTATAGATGCCGAGGGTAAGGCCGCTGCCAACAGGATACTGAGCGCCTCCCTGACGGATAAAGTACTTCAGGAAAAGGGCATACAGGCCACTATAGAACTTTCCAAGTCACAAAACTCCAAGGTAATTGTTATCGGGTCCGGAAAAGACGGCATGCCCATCATCTTAGGCAATCAGTAA